A region of the archaeon BMS3Bbin15 genome:
TTTGGATTTGGTAACAGGGAGAGTAACGCTCCGCCAAGTGGAAAAATAATCAGAAACCAAAGTAAACCTATCATCCTTTTAACTCCTCTATCTCAAGTATTCCATATTCTCTTTCCTCAGCCAGTATCACTCCAAGAAGTATAAGTCCTATCACATCCAGCAGTACTCCTGCTTCAAGAATAAAGGAAAGAGGGATTAACATAGTTCCGGCGTAGAGCAGAGCATTTTCCTCAATAATATATCCCACCATCTGTGCCAGAGCATTCTTTCTCGCTATTATGAGAAGGAAGCCAAGAAGCAGGAGTATTATGGGCAATGCTCCGCCTTTTATTTTAAACAATGGGTAAAAGGCAGTCTGATATAAGCCGTAACCAATAATGGTAAGGAATATTCCTGTTATAACCAGTGCTGGGACTCCTGTTGTCATTTCTCTGTAATCCCATATCTTATTGCCTCTTATATTCCACTTCATCACATGTGGGATGATATAACCCCTGACAACAAGCGTCAGAATTGCAAGTATAATTAATTCCAGCGACCCTCTTTGAAATCCAATTATTGCAATTAAAATTGCAAGCAGGACTGA
Encoded here:
- a CDS encoding hydrogenase 4 membrane subunit, giving the protein MISVAIEFIGTLIILTAFEMLGQSYIKPLINTMAFQSVLLAILIAIIGFQRGSLELIILAILTLVVRGYIIPHVMKWNIRGNKIWDYREMTTGVPALVITGIFLTIIGYGLYQTAFYPLFKIKGGALPIILLLLGFLLIIARKNALAQMVGYIIEENALLYAGTMLIPLSFILEAGVLLDVIGLILLGVILAEEREYGILEIEELKG